DNA from Paraburkholderia sp. PGU19:
TTGCCCGCCATCGCCTTCGACCGGAAAGGACTCGTGATGCATTGCAGTTCTTTCTCGAAGACGCTCGCGCCGGGATATCGGATTGGCTGGGCCGCTGCGGGGAAGTTTGCAGAGAAAGTACAGCGCGCCAAACTGATGACGACGCTATCGGCGAGCATTCCCGTGCAGGCGGGTATCGCCGATTATCTTCAGCATGGCGGATACGACAGGCATCTGCGAAAACTGCGTGCCGCGTTGCGCGCGCAACTCGATGCAATGAATCTCGCGCTACGCCGCGCGATGCCGAAAGGTGTGACGTGGACGCTTCCTTCAGGCGGCTATTTCGTGTGGCTCGAATTGCCCGAGCACGTCGATGCATTAACGCTGCACAGGCAGGCGATCGAACAGGGCGTGAGCGTGGCTCCTGGGCCGATCTTTTCCGCGTCGCGCAACTTCCGCCATTGCATGCGGCTGAACTTCGGACATCCGTGGAACGCCGATATCGAGCGCGCCGTTCAAGTGCTTGGCGGGTTGATCGCGCAGGCCACCTGAGCGCGCAGCCCGAGCGTCAATGCGCGATCGTGACGGCGATTCTGGCGAATGCAAAGAGAAGCCCGCCGAAGCACAGCGCGAGCACGACGGCCATCACGGGCAGCAGCGGCAGCTTGACGGTCGCGAGATCGGCTTCGTGCGCAGCGCCACGCCGCACGCCGAAGAAACTCCACAACACCATGCGCATCATGTTCAGTAAGCCCATTTCAGTTCTCCCGCCTGCGTGAAGTCACGCGTTTTCATGCGTCAATCGTAGGCGGGCGAGGGCATCGGCGTAAGAAGCAGTTGACGGCGTTTCCTGCGTAGCAGTGGTGCGGCAGGCTGTCGCACTGGAGATCGCTTTCGGGAAATATGACTTGAATCTTGCCAGGCCAGGTAAAATTTTCAATTGGATTTCATTTCCGGCTAGCCTTTAGCCAATCCAGGAACGCCCATTGCGCGCCTTCATGCGCTCACTCTCATAGGAGGCAAACATGGGCTCAATCAATCCGCAAACGCGCAGAACGGATGGTGCCGATATTGTCGGCGGCGGCGTCGGTGAAGGTCCGGGGCCGGAGGTGATGGCAGCAGCGACGCTCGACGGAACGAAGGTGTATTCGTCCGATGCAGAACATGTCGGCAAGATTTCCGACATCATGCTCGACGTGCGCAGCGGACGCATTGCGTATGCCGTGCTGTCCGAGGGTGGCTTTCTCGGCATGGGTGCAACGCTGCACGCCATTCCGTGGAGTGCGCTCACGCTCGACACCGACCAGAAGTGCTTTCACGTCGATATCAGCGCGCAGATGCTGAAAGACGAACCGGGCTTCGACAAGGACCACTGGCCGAGCATGGCCGATTCCAAATGGGGCGAATCGCTGCATACGTATTACAACCGCGATCCGTACTGGGTTTCGCGTCGTGATTACGTCGACCCCGACGTGCCGCCGACCGCGCATTGACGTGACGCGCTAAAGCACGTTAAGTACGTTAAACACGTTAAGCACGTCAAGGCGAAGCCGCGCATATCAATATGCGCGGCTTCGCCGCAATGACCGCTCAGACCTTGACGGCAGAAGCCTCGTAAATCTCGTCGATGGCTTCACCCAGCTTCGCGTTGAATTCGCTATCGCTCATCTGTTTTTTCAGGTCATTGATGAGTGCCCGCGAAAAGCTCGCGATCATGCCGTGATTCTTTTCAAGCAGTTTGCACGCTTCGGTACGCGTATAACCGCCCGAAAGCGCCACGACGCGCAACACTCGCGGATGATCGATCAGCGGCTTGTAGAAATCGGCGACGTCGGGGATGGTCAGCTTGAGCATGACCTGCTTGTCGGCGGGCAGTGCGTCGAGGCCCTTGATGATCTCGTCGCGCAGCGTCTTCTCGGCGCCCGCCTTGTCTGGTGTCTTGATCGACACTTCGGGTTCGAGGATCGGCATGAGGCCGCCCGCGTCGATTTGCGCGCCGTACTCGAACTGCTGCTTGACGACGGCGGCAATGCCCGCAGGCGAATTCTGCTCGATGACGGAGCGCATCTTGGTGCCGAAGATGCCGAGCTTGCCCGCGCGCGCGAGCAATGCGTCGAGTCCGGGGATCGGCTTCATCAGACGCACGCCGTCGCTTTCCGCCTCGAGCCCCTTGTCGACCTTGAGGAACGGCACGACGCCGCGGTCTTCCCAGAGAAACGAAGGCACTGGCTTGCCTTGCGCCTGCCCGTCCATCGTGGCTTCGAAGAGAATCGCCGCGATGACCTTTTCGCCCGTGAATGCAGGGGCGGTGATGATGCGCACGCGCATTTCGTGGATCAGTTTGAACATTTCGGCGTCGCCGTTGTAGGCGTTCTCTTCGACGCCGTACTGCCGCAATGCGCCAGGCGTGGAGCCGCCGCTCTGGTCGAGCGCGGCGATGAAGCCCGCCTTATCAGAAATCTGCGCCAACATTTTTTCATTTGCCACGGACGTTTCCCTCCTTGAACAACTGATTAGTGACCATGCGTTTCCGACCCGACAAGTGTAAGGCATTGCGGCGCACGCTCCTACACTGTGGGGACGGTGACCCATCGAACAGACAAGCGAAGAACGTTCCAGGGGCGCTGGCGGGCCCGCGTCTGGCGGGCGCTACTCGCCGCGCGGCCGGTCACGGATGAACAACTCCATGAAACCCGTGTGCGGATCGGCTTCGCGCGAGAACGCATGATCGGGCAGCAACACGAGCAAAACTTCAACGGTCGTTCGTACGATGCAGCCGCGCGCCACATGTCCGCCGAACACGCGGCCATCGGCGTCGGAGACCGACATGTGAAGATGCGCGCCGTCCGGCGCAACCGAACCGGCGAGTGTCAGGATTTCCAGGTCGGCGCGCAGTTCGCTCGGCTGGTCGATGCCGGCAAATCGCAACTGCGCCACGCTCAGGCTGCCGATGCCCTGAACCACGAACGCGGCCGTCGCGCCGAGCTGGCGCACCGTGTCTTCCAGCGCATCGCGGAGATCCTGGCCGGGCCGCAGGCGAAGCGGATGGGCTTGCATCGGTGGTCTTCCATTTGACGTTGCGACATCGCGAAGGCGCGCGTCGATCCTCATTGGCCCGGCCACGGCGCTAACATACAGTACCAGTAAGAGCGGCAGCCTGGCCGCAATCCCCTGCGCGGGTGCGAAGGAACGAACCTCATCATTCGGAAGCGCGCCCGCAAGGCGCGAACAGCGATGAAAGCGCTACTGCGAGCAATCGTCACGATGGCCTGCGTGGCGGCCGCGATCGGCGTGCTGTTCATTCCGCTGCCGCGCGCATTCGATCTGTCGACACGTATCGTCACCGTCGTGCCGATCGCGCGCAAAAGCACGGCTGTTTTCGACTACGTGACGACGCCCGCGCATTGGCCCGCGTGGCATCCGTCTTCGCTGTCGGTGTCCGGTGCGACCGATCATTCGCTGGATATCGGCGAGCGAACCACGGAAGAATTTCGCGTCGCCGGGCGGCGCGGCGAGGTCGTGTGGACGGTTGTCGAGCGCAAGCGCCCCGAGAAATGGACGATCGACGGCACGATAGAAGGCCGCCCAGCCGGCACGGTCAGCTACGCGCTGACGCCCGACACGGACGGCGAGGATGGCAATCGCGGCACGGAGTTCGAGCGCACCTTCACCTACCGTTCGCCGACGCTCTGGTTCGCGTTGCTGAACGCGGTGCTGCTGCGTGCCAAGATCCAGGCCGAGTCGGACGAAGCCGTCGATCGGCTCAAGGACATTCTCGAAAAGCCATAGCGTCAGTCATCATTCGGGCGCTGTCGGCGGCGCCTTGCGCCGCAGCGCAAGCGCGACGCCGCTCAACGTGAGCGCCATCGCCACGGCTTCTTTCCACCCTAGCGGCTCGCCTAGCGCGAGCGCCGCCGCGACGATACCCATGATCGGCACCAGCAGCATGCCGATCGACGCGATCTGCGGCGGCAGATGACGCAAGGTTGCGAACCACGCGAGATAGCACACGCCCATCGGCACGAGCGTCATATAGATCAGCACGGCCCAGCCGTCCGCGCGCAGCGACGCGAGTTCCGGACGCTCGATCAGCAGCCCCGCGACGATCATCGGCGCGCAGCCGAGTCCGACCTGCCACGCGACGAGGCTGATGGGCGGGACGGGGATCGGCGTGCGCGAGATGACAGTGCCGAGCGCGAACAGCACGGCCGCCAGCAGCGCGAAGGCGATGCCCGCGATCTTGCCCGCGTCGAATGCCACGCCTCGGCCGCCCAGCAGCACGACGACGCCCGCGAGACCAAGCAGCAGCGCGAGAAACTCGACGGTAGACGGCCTGCGCGACAGGACCGGCCACGCGAGCAGCATGGCCCAGATAGGCATGGTGTAGACGAGCAGCGCGCCTTCGCTGACGCTCAGCCATTTCATCGAGAGCGTCGAAAAGCCCATCCAGGCGAAGACATTCGTGCACGCCGCGAGCAGCAGGCGCGGCACGTACTCGCGCGGCACGCGTGGCCGCTCTCCCATGCACACGGCGACCACGCCGAGCAGGACGGACGCCGTTACTCCCGCAACGCCGCGCGAAAACAGCGGCGGCCATTCGCGCAGCAGTACTTTCATGGCGG
Protein-coding regions in this window:
- a CDS encoding DMT family transporter, giving the protein MKHPRWTGLIYLLVTATGWALNWPAMKVLLREWPPLFSRGVAGVTASVLLGVVAVCMGERPRVPREYVPRLLLAACTNVFAWMGFSTLSMKWLSVSEGALLVYTMPIWAMLLAWPVLSRRPSTVEFLALLLGLAGVVVLLGGRGVAFDAGKIAGIAFALLAAVLFALGTVISRTPIPVPPISLVAWQVGLGCAPMIVAGLLIERPELASLRADGWAVLIYMTLVPMGVCYLAWFATLRHLPPQIASIGMLLVPIMGIVAAALALGEPLGWKEAVAMALTLSGVALALRRKAPPTAPE
- a CDS encoding PPC domain-containing DNA-binding protein, which gives rise to MQAHPLRLRPGQDLRDALEDTVRQLGATAAFVVQGIGSLSVAQLRFAGIDQPSELRADLEILTLAGSVAPDGAHLHMSVSDADGRVFGGHVARGCIVRTTVEVLLVLLPDHAFSREADPHTGFMELFIRDRPRGE
- a CDS encoding PRC-barrel domain-containing protein; amino-acid sequence: MGSINPQTRRTDGADIVGGGVGEGPGPEVMAAATLDGTKVYSSDAEHVGKISDIMLDVRSGRIAYAVLSEGGFLGMGATLHAIPWSALTLDTDQKCFHVDISAQMLKDEPGFDKDHWPSMADSKWGESLHTYYNRDPYWVSRRDYVDPDVPPTAH
- a CDS encoding SRPBCC family protein — its product is MKALLRAIVTMACVAAAIGVLFIPLPRAFDLSTRIVTVVPIARKSTAVFDYVTTPAHWPAWHPSSLSVSGATDHSLDIGERTTEEFRVAGRRGEVVWTVVERKRPEKWTIDGTIEGRPAGTVSYALTPDTDGEDGNRGTEFERTFTYRSPTLWFALLNAVLLRAKIQAESDEAVDRLKDILEKP
- a CDS encoding fructose bisphosphate aldolase, with the protein product MLAQISDKAGFIAALDQSGGSTPGALRQYGVEENAYNGDAEMFKLIHEMRVRIITAPAFTGEKVIAAILFEATMDGQAQGKPVPSFLWEDRGVVPFLKVDKGLEAESDGVRLMKPIPGLDALLARAGKLGIFGTKMRSVIEQNSPAGIAAVVKQQFEYGAQIDAGGLMPILEPEVSIKTPDKAGAEKTLRDEIIKGLDALPADKQVMLKLTIPDVADFYKPLIDHPRVLRVVALSGGYTRTEACKLLEKNHGMIASFSRALINDLKKQMSDSEFNAKLGEAIDEIYEASAVKV
- a CDS encoding DUF2970 domain-containing protein, with product MGLLNMMRMVLWSFFGVRRGAAHEADLATVKLPLLPVMAVVLALCFGGLLFAFARIAVTIAH